The following proteins come from a genomic window of Musa acuminata AAA Group cultivar baxijiao chromosome BXJ1-7, Cavendish_Baxijiao_AAA, whole genome shotgun sequence:
- the LOC135585259 gene encoding probable ion channel CASTOR isoform X1 translates to MSVDGEAAPPPPLVHRDWFFPSAAPFLHTAASSSSKPANPRRPPLFPSTRRNPKPYLGRSRPPMTTRSFPSSSGSSSAPSSASPSPLQSFVARGDSRYAGIRRKVCFDAPRAKDAARMEGRKAAPGLRTAAITDSGAGSPGGRIKSRWSLSVFVAVVITILCSLIRKNFLLYNEVILLQDQLFILDSRVRACGVSATLVLANIISEESDKILSRSHKGSALFASVAILSIPFIAFKYIDYVSKLRRSTDSEAVSLSKQLAYRVDVFLSVYPYAKPLVLLLATLLLIGLGGLSLYGVTDDTLADCLWLSWTYIADSGNHANSVGFGPKLVSLSISFGGMLIFAMMLGLVSDAISEKFDSLRKGRSEVIEENHTLVLGWSDKLGSLLNQLAIANKSLGGGTVVVMAERDKEEMELDIAKMEFDFKGTSVICRSGSPLILADLKKVSVSKARAVVVLAEDGNADQSDARALRTVLSLTGVKEGLRGHIVVELSDLDNEVLVKLVGGDLVETVVAHDVIGRLMIQCARQPGLAQIWEDILGFENCEFYIKRWPQLDGMQFEDVLISFPDAIPCGIKMASCGGKIILNPDDSYILQEGDEVLVIAEDDDTYTPAELPMVRRGYLPKDFIMPKSPERILFCGWRRDIEDMIMVLDAFLALGSELWMFNDVPENEREKKLIDGGLDFNRLENISLVNREGNAVIRRHLESLPLESFDSILILADESVEDSAIQADSRSLATLLLIRDIQAKRLPYKEAIASHVSRGSFSHGTWIGDMQQASNKSVIISEILDPRTKNLLSVSKISDYVLSNELVSMALAMVAEDRQINDVLEELFAEEGNEMQIRSADLYVREEEEMNFFEIILRARQRKEIVIGYRLANSERAIINPPDKNVRHKWSAEDVFVVIAEKE, encoded by the exons ATGTCCGTCGACGGGGAGGCGGCGCCACCCCCGCCGCTCGTCCACCGCGACTGGTTCTTCCCGTCCGCCGCCCCCTTTCTCCacaccgccgcctcctcctcgtccAAACCCGCAAACCCTAGGCGGCCCCCGCTCTTTCCGTCCACCCGAAGGAACCCCAAACCCTATCTCGGTCGATCCAGGCCGCCGATGACCACGAGAAGTTTCCCCTCGTCGTCTGGTTCTTCGTCCGCCCCTTCGTCGGCGTCGCCGTCGCCGCTGCAATCCTTTGTCGCACGCGGGGACTCCAGGTACGCCGGGATCCGCCGGAAGGTCTGCTTCGATGCGCCGAGGGCGAAAGACGCGGCGAGAATGGAGGGGCGGAAAGCCGCTCCGGGTCTCAGAACGGCGGCGATTACTGATAGCGGCGCGGGTTCTCCCGGTGGTCGGATCAAGAGCCGCTGGTCCTTGTCGGTTTTCGTCGCG GTTGTTATCACAATCTTATGCTCCCTTATTCGCAAGAACTTTTTACTATACAATGAAGTTATACTTTTACAG GATCAGCTGTTTATTCTTGATTCTAGAGTTCGAGCATGTGGTGTGTCTGCTACATTGGTTCTAGCAAATATTATATCAGAAGAGAGTGATAAGATACTAAGTAGAAGCCATAAAGGTTCTGCACTATTTGCTTCAGTTGCAATACTCTCCATTCCATTTATTGCTTTCAAGTACATTGATTATGTGTCAAAATTAAGAAGATCAACGGATTCCGAAGCAGTTTCTCTCAGCAAGCAGTTAGCATACCGTGTTGATGTATTTTTATCAGTCTATCCGTACGCTAAGCCATTGGTTCTACTTCTTGCAACTTTGCTGTTGATAGGCCTTGGTGGATTGTCACTTTATGGAGTGACAGATGATACCTTGGCAGATTGTCTGTGGTTGTCTTGGACTTACATAGCTGATTCAGGGAATCATGCCAATTCAGTTGGCTTTGGTCCCAAGTTAGTTTCACTTTCTATAAGTTTTGGTGGAATGCTTATATTTGCCATGATGCTTGGGCTCGTCTCTGATGCTATCTCAGAGAAGTTTGACTCGTTGAGAAAAGGCCGAAGTGAAGTGATAGAGGAAAATCATACGCTGGTACTTGGTTGGAGTGACAAGTTG GGTTCCCTATTGAATCAACTGGCTATAGCCAACAAGagtttgggtggtggcaccgtggTAGTGATGGCTGAGAGGGACAAAGAGGAAATGGAACTAGATATTGCAAAAATGGAATTTGACTTTAAGGGAACATCAGTCATTTGCAGAAGTGGGAGTCCTTTGATTCTTGCTGACTTGAAAAAG GTTTCTGTTTCTAAGGCCCGTGCAGTTGTAGTCCTAGCTGAAGATGGGAATGCTGATCAG AGTGATGCACGAGCATTACGGACGGTATTAAGCTTAACTGGAGTCAAAGAAGGGTTAAGAGGTCATATAGTTGTTGAACTCAGTGATCTAGATAATGAAGTCCTTGTTAAACTTGTTGGTGGTGACCTTGTCGAAACTGTTGTTGCTCATGATGTAATTGGCCGCTTAATGATTCAATGTGCTCGCCAGCCTGGTCTTGCACAG ATCTGGGAAGATATCCTTGGGTTTGAAAATTGTGAGTTTTACATCAAAAGATGGCCTCAGTTGGATGGGATGCAATTTGAAGATGTACTTATCAGTTTTCCTGATGCTATACCCTGTGGAATAAAAATGGCATCTTGTGGTGGAAAAATCATATTGAACCCCGATGATTCATACATTCTGCAGGAGGGTGATGAAGTCCTTGTAATTGCAGAGGATGATGACACCTATACCCCAGCAGAACTACCTATG GTTCGGAGAGGATATCTACCCAAAGACTTCATTATGCCAAAGTCTCCAGAAAGAATACTGTTTTGTGGTTGGCGGCGAGATATAGAAGACATGATTATG GTGTTGGATGCTTTTCTAGCACTCGGATCAGAGTTGTGGATGTTCAATGATGTTCCTGAGAATGAGAGGGAGAAAAAGCTTATAGATGGTGGTCTGGATTTCAATCGATTGGAGAATATATCTCTGGTCAACCGTGAAGGAAATGCTGTCATTCGACGTCACTTAGAGAGCCTTCCGCTGGAATCATTTGATTCT ATCTTGATTTTGGCTGATGAATCAGTAGAAGACTCAGCAATACAAGCTGATTCAAGATCTCTTGCAACATTACTTTTAATCAGAGATATTCAG GCAAAGCGCCTTCCTTATAAAGAAGCCATAGCCTCTCATGTTTCAAGAGGAAGCTTCTCTCATGGTACTTGGATTGGTGATATGCAGCAAGCATCGAATAAATCTGTCATTATTAGTGAAATCCTTGATCCTAGGACCAAGAATCTACTGTCCGTGTCGAAGATAAGTGATTATGTTTTGTCAAATGAACTGGTGAGCATGGCACTGGCAATGGTCGCAGAAGACCGCCAAATAAATGATGTGCTGGAAGAACTTTTTGCTGAAGAG
- the LOC135679456 gene encoding 3beta-hydroxysteroid-dehydrogenase/decarboxylase-like isoform X2, producing MAIVDSGSPPIGPDPTACTVMFGKSTYLGRSLVFALIKSAGWAVRVADTLPPPSLGPIQSDLAAYFHVDVADRSSLRSAVAGSAVVFLVDPLPPFPSPLVGGDFPRLHALAVVGAKNVVAACREAGVLRLVYTGSADVVFDGKNDIRDADESLPYPHRYEDPLNELRMQVEVLVLSANGKDGLLTCALRSGNIFGPGDPHLVPFLVQEARSKRAKFVIGSGKNMCDLVYVENVVHANVSAEHALSVAPASVAGKPFFITNDKPVKLWEFISNILENLGYRRPSIHLPINLAMIVILLAKLAGDKLRVCRLSNSVFSPSTVYSLSCSRTFDCSKAKTLLGYSPIVSFQEGIELTVESFSQLAKGSGNALERDWTITSKADRMLGSGVVADILLWRDEKKTFALVLSSFVLFYWFFLSGRTFVTSGAKILMVICLSLFIQGILPTKMFGSNIEKIPPSCFEISESTMRDAFFALASLWNEGISTMKLLAQGDDWSIFFKTHTTPWPCWYTSPYAGREKDGERRGEERRKCQQLSLDGPTLLWLRHVKSSFPENLFLNFFYHLKTCF from the exons ATGGCGATCGTCGACTCCGGGTCGCCTCCGATCGGTCCGGATCCGACGGCCTGCACGGTAATGTTTGGCAAGTCCACATACCTCGGCCGATCCCTCGTCTTCGCCCTCATCAAATCCGCCGGCTGGGCCGTCCGGGTCGCTGACaccctccctcctccctctctcGGCCCGATCCAGTCAGACCTGGCCGCCTACTTCCACGTCGATGTCGCCGACCGCTCCAGCCTCCGCTCCGCCGTCGCTGGATCCGCTGTTGTTTTCCTCGTCGACCCCCTCCCGCCGTTCCCCTCGCCGCTGGTGGGCGGGGACTTCCCTCGCCTCCACGCTCTCGCCGTCGTCGGCGCCAAGAACGTCGTCGCCGCATGCCGGGAGGCCGGCGTCCTGCGGCTTGTGTACACCGGGTCGGCTGACGTGGTCTTCGACGGGAAGAACGACATCCGCGACGCCGACGAGTCTTTGCCCTACCCTCATAGG TATGAGGATCCCCTGAATGAACTGAGGATGCAAGTGGAGGTATTGGTGTTGAGTGCTAACGGAAAGGATGGCCTGTTGACTTGTGCTTTGCGGTCGGGCAATATTTTTGGGCCAGGGGATCCACATCTAGTGCCTTTTCTGGTGCAGGAAGCTAGATCCAAAAGAGCTAAG TTTGTCATTGGAAGTGGTAAAAACATGTGTGATTTAGTTTATGTGGAAAATGTGGTGCATGCCAACGTTTCTGCAGAACATGCTCTTAGTGTGGCTCCAGCTTCTGTTGCTGGAAAG CCATTTTTTATTACAAATGACAAACCAGTGAAGCTTTGGGAGTTCATTTCAAACATATTAGAGAATTTGGGATATCGAAG GCCTAGTATACATCTTCCTATCAACCTTGCTATGATAGTTATCTTGCTTGCGAAGCTGGCCGGTGACAAGTTGAGAGTTTGTAGATTGTCCAATTCAGTTTTTTCACCTTCCACTGTTTATTCCCTCTCATGCTCAAGGACTTTTGATTGTTCTAAAGCTAAGACACTACTTGGTTACTCACCAATTGTGTCATTTCAG GAAGGCATTGAGTTAACTGTGGAATCATTCTCACAATTGGCAAAAGGCTCAGGCAATGCACTAGAGCGAGATTGGACCATCACATCAAAGGCGGATAGAATGTTAGGCAGTGGAGTAG TTGCTGACATACTTCTGTGGAGAGATGAAAAGAAAACTTTTGCTTTGGTACTTTCATCATTTGTGCTCTTCTATTGGTTCTTCCTTTCTGGAAGAACTTTTGTTACATCTGGTGCTAAAATCCTGATGGTGATTTGTCTCTCGCTTTTTATCCAAGGAATTCTACCTACAAAAAT GTTTGGTTCAAATATCGAGAAGATACCTCCCTCTTGCTTTGAAATCTCAGAATCAACCATGAGAGATGCTTTTTTTGCTCTGGCATCTTTATGGAACGAAGGCATTTCAACAATGAAGTTACTAGCCCAAGGTGATGACTGGAGTATCTTCTTCAAG ACTCATACCACTCCCTGGCCATGCTGGTACACATCCCCATATGCAGGACGTGAGAAAGATGgggagagaagaggggaggagaggaggaagtgTCAACAATTGTCTTTAGATGGACCGACATTGCTGTGGTTGCGCCATGTCAAAAGCAGCTTCCCTGAGAacctttttcttaattttttttaccatCTAAAGACCTGTTTTTGA
- the LOC135585259 gene encoding probable ion channel CASTOR isoform X2 — MSVDGEAAPPPPLVHRDWFFPSAAPFLHTAASSSSKPANPRRPPLFPSTRRNPKPYLGRSRPPMTTRSFPSSSGSSSAPSSASPSPLQSFVARGDSRYAGIRRKVCFDAPRAKDAARMEGRKAAPGLRTAAITDSGAGSPGGRIKSRWSLSVFVAVVITILCSLIRKNFLLYNEVILLQDQLFILDSRVRACGVSATLVLANIISEESDKILSRSHKGSALFASVAILSIPFIAFKYIDYVSKLRRSTDSEAVSLSKQLAYRVDVFLSVYPYAKPLVLLLATLLLIGLGGLSLYGVTDDTLADCLWLSWTYIADSGNHANSVGFGPKLVSLSISFGGMLIFAMMLGLVSDAISEKFDSLRKGRSEVIEENHTLVLGWSDKLGSLLNQLAIANKSLGGGTVVVMAERDKEEMELDIAKMEFDFKGTSVICRSGSPLILADLKKVSVSKARAVVVLAEDGNADQSDARALRTVLSLTGVKEGLRGHIVVELSDLDNEVLVKLVGGDLVETVVAHDVIGRLMIQCARQPGLAQEGDEVLVIAEDDDTYTPAELPMVRRGYLPKDFIMPKSPERILFCGWRRDIEDMIMVLDAFLALGSELWMFNDVPENEREKKLIDGGLDFNRLENISLVNREGNAVIRRHLESLPLESFDSILILADESVEDSAIQADSRSLATLLLIRDIQAKRLPYKEAIASHVSRGSFSHGTWIGDMQQASNKSVIISEILDPRTKNLLSVSKISDYVLSNELVSMALAMVAEDRQINDVLEELFAEEGNEMQIRSADLYVREEEEMNFFEIILRARQRKEIVIGYRLANSERAIINPPDKNVRHKWSAEDVFVVIAEKE; from the exons ATGTCCGTCGACGGGGAGGCGGCGCCACCCCCGCCGCTCGTCCACCGCGACTGGTTCTTCCCGTCCGCCGCCCCCTTTCTCCacaccgccgcctcctcctcgtccAAACCCGCAAACCCTAGGCGGCCCCCGCTCTTTCCGTCCACCCGAAGGAACCCCAAACCCTATCTCGGTCGATCCAGGCCGCCGATGACCACGAGAAGTTTCCCCTCGTCGTCTGGTTCTTCGTCCGCCCCTTCGTCGGCGTCGCCGTCGCCGCTGCAATCCTTTGTCGCACGCGGGGACTCCAGGTACGCCGGGATCCGCCGGAAGGTCTGCTTCGATGCGCCGAGGGCGAAAGACGCGGCGAGAATGGAGGGGCGGAAAGCCGCTCCGGGTCTCAGAACGGCGGCGATTACTGATAGCGGCGCGGGTTCTCCCGGTGGTCGGATCAAGAGCCGCTGGTCCTTGTCGGTTTTCGTCGCG GTTGTTATCACAATCTTATGCTCCCTTATTCGCAAGAACTTTTTACTATACAATGAAGTTATACTTTTACAG GATCAGCTGTTTATTCTTGATTCTAGAGTTCGAGCATGTGGTGTGTCTGCTACATTGGTTCTAGCAAATATTATATCAGAAGAGAGTGATAAGATACTAAGTAGAAGCCATAAAGGTTCTGCACTATTTGCTTCAGTTGCAATACTCTCCATTCCATTTATTGCTTTCAAGTACATTGATTATGTGTCAAAATTAAGAAGATCAACGGATTCCGAAGCAGTTTCTCTCAGCAAGCAGTTAGCATACCGTGTTGATGTATTTTTATCAGTCTATCCGTACGCTAAGCCATTGGTTCTACTTCTTGCAACTTTGCTGTTGATAGGCCTTGGTGGATTGTCACTTTATGGAGTGACAGATGATACCTTGGCAGATTGTCTGTGGTTGTCTTGGACTTACATAGCTGATTCAGGGAATCATGCCAATTCAGTTGGCTTTGGTCCCAAGTTAGTTTCACTTTCTATAAGTTTTGGTGGAATGCTTATATTTGCCATGATGCTTGGGCTCGTCTCTGATGCTATCTCAGAGAAGTTTGACTCGTTGAGAAAAGGCCGAAGTGAAGTGATAGAGGAAAATCATACGCTGGTACTTGGTTGGAGTGACAAGTTG GGTTCCCTATTGAATCAACTGGCTATAGCCAACAAGagtttgggtggtggcaccgtggTAGTGATGGCTGAGAGGGACAAAGAGGAAATGGAACTAGATATTGCAAAAATGGAATTTGACTTTAAGGGAACATCAGTCATTTGCAGAAGTGGGAGTCCTTTGATTCTTGCTGACTTGAAAAAG GTTTCTGTTTCTAAGGCCCGTGCAGTTGTAGTCCTAGCTGAAGATGGGAATGCTGATCAG AGTGATGCACGAGCATTACGGACGGTATTAAGCTTAACTGGAGTCAAAGAAGGGTTAAGAGGTCATATAGTTGTTGAACTCAGTGATCTAGATAATGAAGTCCTTGTTAAACTTGTTGGTGGTGACCTTGTCGAAACTGTTGTTGCTCATGATGTAATTGGCCGCTTAATGATTCAATGTGCTCGCCAGCCTGGTCTTGCACAG GAGGGTGATGAAGTCCTTGTAATTGCAGAGGATGATGACACCTATACCCCAGCAGAACTACCTATG GTTCGGAGAGGATATCTACCCAAAGACTTCATTATGCCAAAGTCTCCAGAAAGAATACTGTTTTGTGGTTGGCGGCGAGATATAGAAGACATGATTATG GTGTTGGATGCTTTTCTAGCACTCGGATCAGAGTTGTGGATGTTCAATGATGTTCCTGAGAATGAGAGGGAGAAAAAGCTTATAGATGGTGGTCTGGATTTCAATCGATTGGAGAATATATCTCTGGTCAACCGTGAAGGAAATGCTGTCATTCGACGTCACTTAGAGAGCCTTCCGCTGGAATCATTTGATTCT ATCTTGATTTTGGCTGATGAATCAGTAGAAGACTCAGCAATACAAGCTGATTCAAGATCTCTTGCAACATTACTTTTAATCAGAGATATTCAG GCAAAGCGCCTTCCTTATAAAGAAGCCATAGCCTCTCATGTTTCAAGAGGAAGCTTCTCTCATGGTACTTGGATTGGTGATATGCAGCAAGCATCGAATAAATCTGTCATTATTAGTGAAATCCTTGATCCTAGGACCAAGAATCTACTGTCCGTGTCGAAGATAAGTGATTATGTTTTGTCAAATGAACTGGTGAGCATGGCACTGGCAATGGTCGCAGAAGACCGCCAAATAAATGATGTGCTGGAAGAACTTTTTGCTGAAGAG